One window of the Archangium primigenium genome contains the following:
- a CDS encoding fatty acyl-AMP ligase, whose translation MSQELPRRPSHPIRLGPGAGRHPSREHAPRAPTRAQPAPVSTLAEVVTHWGQTRPSQPLLSFVDLEDQLTVLTAGELLENASRLGAHLRARGVGRGDRVVLSFDTSPEFLECFFACGLVGATPCLIELPSSKVSVRTWSERLRVKLRMLGARAILMDPDFVDLAHEALADFAPAPGEAPGAVPFVATPADLAAPLGPLTPEPMDTEDTAFIQFTSGTTDAPKGVQVTHRALLANCAALGEHSQWDTDDLMVSWLPLFHDMGLVASVLASFVHGIPTVLMPPFGFLLKPSRWLWAIHCFRATNSFAPNFAYQLCVKRIKDAEVEGLELGSWKRAYNAAEFIHTDTVHHFTERFGPSGFDAEAWMPSYGMAEMVVAVTVRARAEPVHLESISRPALSLQRQAVLQPRGHDSLLVVGVGKPIRGIELRIVDEEGRDVPERHEGEVLLRGTSLFSGYYQNPEATQAVLREGWLYTGDLGYLADGELYICGRSKDLIIKAGENHHPYTMENAAARVAGVRTGCVAAVGVNNPQTGTEDIVVLCETTETKADVLRQLCKHVEDTVFQGAGVRPNRVLPVPPQSLPKTTSGKLKRAYIREHIEAFDQQSLLVTPAPPPTVVH comes from the coding sequence ATGAGCCAGGAGCTCCCGCGTCGCCCGTCCCACCCCATCCGCCTGGGACCCGGCGCGGGACGCCACCCGAGCCGGGAGCATGCGCCGCGCGCGCCCACGCGTGCCCAGCCCGCGCCCGTGTCCACCCTGGCCGAGGTGGTGACACACTGGGGCCAGACCCGACCCTCCCAGCCGCTGCTGTCCTTCGTGGACCTGGAGGATCAGCTCACCGTGCTCACCGCGGGCGAGCTGCTCGAGAACGCCTCGCGCCTGGGCGCCCACCTGCGCGCGCGGGGCGTGGGCCGGGGGGACCGGGTGGTGCTCTCCTTCGACACCAGCCCCGAGTTCCTCGAGTGCTTCTTCGCCTGCGGGCTCGTGGGCGCCACGCCCTGCCTCATCGAGCTGCCCTCCTCGAAGGTGTCCGTGCGGACGTGGAGCGAGCGGCTGCGCGTGAAGCTGCGGATGCTCGGCGCGCGCGCCATCCTCATGGATCCGGACTTCGTGGACCTGGCGCACGAGGCGCTCGCGGACTTCGCCCCCGCGCCCGGTGAAGCCCCCGGTGCAGTGCCTTTCGTGGCGACCCCGGCCGACCTCGCCGCGCCCCTGGGGCCCCTCACGCCCGAGCCGATGGACACCGAGGACACGGCCTTCATCCAGTTCACCTCGGGCACCACGGACGCGCCCAAGGGCGTGCAGGTGACGCACCGCGCGCTGCTGGCCAACTGCGCGGCCCTGGGCGAGCACAGCCAGTGGGACACGGATGACCTGATGGTGTCGTGGCTGCCGCTCTTCCACGACATGGGGCTGGTGGCGAGCGTGCTCGCCTCGTTCGTGCACGGCATCCCCACGGTGCTCATGCCGCCGTTCGGCTTCCTGCTCAAGCCCTCGCGCTGGCTGTGGGCCATCCACTGCTTTCGCGCCACCAACAGCTTCGCGCCCAACTTCGCCTACCAGCTGTGCGTCAAGCGCATCAAGGACGCGGAGGTGGAGGGCCTGGAGCTCGGCTCGTGGAAGCGCGCCTACAACGCCGCGGAGTTCATCCACACGGACACGGTGCACCACTTCACCGAGCGCTTCGGCCCGAGCGGCTTCGACGCCGAGGCGTGGATGCCCTCCTACGGCATGGCGGAGATGGTGGTGGCGGTGACGGTGCGCGCGCGCGCCGAGCCCGTGCACCTGGAGTCCATCTCCCGCCCCGCCCTGTCCCTCCAGCGCCAGGCGGTGCTCCAGCCCCGGGGCCACGACTCGCTGCTGGTGGTGGGCGTGGGCAAGCCCATCCGGGGCATCGAGCTGCGCATCGTGGACGAGGAGGGCCGCGACGTGCCCGAGCGCCACGAGGGCGAGGTGCTCCTGCGCGGCACGTCGCTCTTCTCCGGCTACTACCAGAACCCCGAGGCCACCCAGGCCGTGCTGCGCGAGGGCTGGCTGTACACCGGAGACCTGGGCTACCTGGCCGACGGCGAGCTCTACATCTGCGGGCGCAGCAAGGATCTCATCATCAAGGCGGGGGAGAACCACCACCCCTACACCATGGAGAACGCCGCGGCGCGCGTGGCGGGGGTGCGCACCGGGTGCGTGGCCGCGGTGGGCGTGAACAACCCCCAGACGGGCACCGAGGACATCGTCGTGCTGTGCGAGACGACCGAGACCAAGGCGGACGTGCTGCGCCAGCTGTGCAAGCACGTGGAGGACACCGTCTTCCAGGGCGCCGGCGTGCGCCCCAACCGCGTGCTGCCCGTGCCGCCCCAGAGCCTGCCCAAGACGACCAGCGGCAAGCTCAAGCGCGCCTACATCCGCGAGCACATCGAGGCCTTCGACCAGCAGTCCCTGCTCGTCACGCCCGCCCCCCCGCCCACCGTGGTTCACTGA
- a CDS encoding 3-oxoacyl-[acyl-carrier-protein] synthase III C-terminal domain-containing protein, giving the protein MTRQAPARRATLLSIASAVPPLALSQQEFFEGALKHWYKDIPHAERIVFNTGVRQRHFTWDPREAFKNGAPGVGDRVRVYEREGLRITQQSVEKALGELDRSRVGAFTMTTNSGYSGPGLDLFVAKNLGLASSIRRTFVGHMGCFAAFPVLRTAMDSVAARPDELVIANASEYSSLQFHTTPDPEQVVIHGLFGDASCTVVVGSAPDGEGVQFLRSHTEQLYDTNELMAWNIHNDGFRMVLSPYVPFVLAEHVDRILERLLGPEGLTQKDITRWLIHPGGPKILEGLARQLKLDKASMRASWHVLGEYGNCGATTALLVLEEALKTDKPQRGEYGVMMGFGPGLTVESMLVRF; this is encoded by the coding sequence GTGACCCGGCAGGCGCCCGCGCGCCGCGCCACGCTGCTGTCCATCGCCTCCGCCGTCCCGCCCCTGGCGCTCTCGCAGCAGGAGTTCTTCGAGGGGGCGCTCAAGCACTGGTACAAGGACATCCCCCACGCCGAGCGCATCGTGTTCAACACGGGCGTGCGCCAGCGGCACTTCACGTGGGATCCCCGCGAGGCGTTCAAGAATGGCGCCCCGGGCGTGGGCGATCGCGTGCGGGTGTACGAGCGCGAGGGCCTGCGCATCACCCAGCAGTCCGTGGAGAAGGCGCTGGGCGAGCTGGACCGCTCGCGCGTGGGCGCCTTCACCATGACGACCAACTCGGGCTACTCGGGGCCGGGGCTGGACCTGTTCGTCGCCAAGAACCTGGGCCTGGCCTCCAGCATCCGCCGCACCTTCGTGGGGCACATGGGCTGCTTCGCGGCCTTCCCGGTGCTGCGCACGGCCATGGACAGCGTCGCCGCGCGCCCGGACGAGCTCGTCATCGCCAATGCCTCCGAGTACAGCTCGCTGCAGTTCCACACCACGCCGGATCCCGAGCAGGTCGTCATCCACGGCCTCTTCGGTGACGCCTCGTGCACGGTGGTCGTCGGCAGCGCGCCGGATGGCGAGGGCGTGCAGTTCCTGCGCTCGCACACCGAACAGCTCTACGACACCAACGAGCTGATGGCGTGGAACATCCACAACGACGGCTTCCGCATGGTGCTCTCGCCCTACGTGCCCTTCGTGCTCGCCGAGCACGTGGATCGCATCCTGGAGCGGCTGCTCGGCCCCGAGGGCCTGACGCAGAAGGACATCACGCGCTGGCTCATCCACCCGGGCGGGCCGAAGATCCTCGAGGGACTGGCGCGGCAGCTCAAGCTGGACAAGGCGAGCATGCGCGCGAGCTGGCACGTGCTGGGCGAGTACGGCAACTGCGGCGCCACCACGGCCCTGCTCGTGCTCGAGGAAGCGCTCAAGACGGACAAGCCCCAGCGCGGCGAGTACGGGGTGATGATGGGCTTTGGTCCCGGCCTCACCGTCGAGTCGATGCTGGTACGCTTCTAG
- a CDS encoding acyl carrier protein: protein MHRQEILDHVRNIVLGTHTGLFPDDVAEFASMTYDLGMDSFHLESMISRLKEEVADIEFTPWYIKASRRGHDTVGSLVDFIDERLTAQPSAARTRPQAETTFSAESTTLELEAA, encoded by the coding sequence ATGCACCGGCAAGAAATTCTGGATCACGTGCGCAACATCGTCCTCGGAACCCATACGGGCCTCTTTCCGGATGACGTCGCGGAGTTCGCCTCGATGACCTACGACCTGGGGATGGACTCGTTCCACCTCGAGTCGATGATCTCCCGGCTGAAGGAAGAAGTGGCCGACATCGAGTTCACCCCCTGGTACATCAAGGCGTCGCGCCGGGGACACGACACGGTGGGCAGCCTCGTGGACTTCATCGACGAGCGCCTGACGGCCCAGCCCTCCGCGGCGCGCACCAGGCCCCAGGCGGAGACGACCTTCAGCGCCGAGTCCACCACGCTCGAGCTGGAGGCCGCGTGA